The following are encoded together in the Parabacteroides chongii genome:
- a CDS encoding glycosyl hydrolase 2 galactose-binding domain-containing protein codes for MKKCNEQQAVSRTLTLCGAMVASLFLWGCSGAGATDESFERSDYYTRGIGQYPGNPKEDFSPELAPDRTNYRNIALRRSAFNSSSHDYNLTAQLATDGIVTDQQPQYLILSSPSGEAPRREREWMIDEGPYSRNTFEGADTWFQFDLNNYNQTADELRLTGTLIYDDKVAAEGYEILCQIPQGDGKWVEVGRLRGKGLPGEAVRYRVPVTDPNKQTEQISMPVRKLSESIPFGKEGLTLGKRVNFSTMRVVLKMSGAHSWVFTAADFYKDGQLVEMKPSQFFNSAWMSATTGEEWLYVDLGSRSEFDKVILHWINKAVKGKVQVSDDAKQWTDAAELPGGESLRDEIALGGSKKARYVRVLMQQPANDSRYILSELEVMGKGGLIPQPVAAPAVSQGKINLSGGNWQLQRASEVTAAGEKISTPDFKPENWIVATVPGTVLSSYKNIGAIADPNYADNQSMISESFFNSDFWYRDEFTVPENFKQERIFLNFDGINWKANVYVNGKKAGRIEGAFMRGKFDVTDVVVAGKNVVAVEIIKNEHIGAIKEKNAQSTDFNGGILGADNPTFHATIGWDWIPTMRGRNIGIWNDVFLTTTGKVTVADPLVTSVLPLPDTTSATLTAEVIVKNHDANAVKGMLEGKVGDITFQQPVELAAGEEKTVVFDAKDFAQLKMQNPRLWWPKGYGEPNLYDANFTFKIDDKVSDAKDFKVGIRQMTFNEDNHILSMFINGRRFIGRGGNWGFSESNLNYRAREYDIAIAYHADMNFTIMRNWVGMIGDEELYEACDRHGIMIWQDFWLANPSDGPDPYYPEMFIANAEDYVKRIRSHASIGIYCGRNEGFPPEQLDKALRRIVKEEHGDIHYISSSADEVVSGHGPYRMLPAKEYFTLKTGNDKFHSERGMPNVLTYESMLRTFSPEGIWPQDNQWGMHDYTREGAQGATSFNEIIAKGYGEPQSAKEFSELAQWVNYDGHRSLFESRSQNRKGLLMWMSHSCWPSMVWQTYDYYFEPTAAYFAIKKASEPLHIQWNPATDEVEVVNYSAGAHKGLTAKVQVLNMDASVAWEKEVTIDSNEDTTNKCIQLEFPSNLSKVHFIKMALTENGKVVSDNFYHRSLEENNYQELRTLPAVALKSDVSTGKEADGTWNGTVVIENTTSTPALMIRVNVVGEKDGEQFLPMFYSDNYFALLPGEKKEVSFRWKDEDTRGNAPKVVVSGYNVN; via the coding sequence CCCTCACTCTTTGTGGCGCAATGGTAGCCTCATTGTTTCTCTGGGGATGCAGCGGAGCAGGTGCAACAGACGAATCATTCGAACGGTCGGATTATTATACCCGTGGCATCGGCCAGTATCCCGGTAACCCGAAGGAGGATTTTTCACCCGAACTGGCTCCGGACCGTACTAACTACAGGAATATTGCCCTCCGGCGTTCGGCGTTCAACTCGTCCAGTCACGATTATAACCTGACGGCACAGTTGGCGACAGACGGTATCGTGACCGATCAGCAACCTCAGTATCTGATCCTTTCTTCCCCGTCGGGCGAAGCTCCGCGGCGTGAGCGTGAATGGATGATCGACGAGGGACCGTACTCACGGAACACCTTTGAAGGAGCGGATACCTGGTTCCAGTTCGATTTGAACAACTACAACCAAACGGCCGACGAACTGCGGTTGACAGGTACGCTTATCTATGATGATAAAGTTGCGGCTGAAGGCTACGAAATTCTCTGCCAAATACCTCAGGGTGATGGAAAATGGGTTGAGGTGGGCCGGCTGAGAGGCAAAGGATTGCCCGGTGAGGCGGTGCGCTACCGTGTGCCGGTGACAGACCCGAACAAGCAGACGGAACAGATTTCCATGCCGGTACGTAAGCTGAGTGAAAGTATACCTTTTGGTAAAGAAGGGTTGACGCTGGGAAAACGCGTCAATTTTTCCACGATGAGGGTAGTATTAAAGATGTCGGGTGCCCACAGTTGGGTATTTACGGCTGCTGATTTCTATAAAGACGGACAGTTGGTGGAAATGAAACCATCCCAGTTCTTCAACAGTGCCTGGATGAGTGCTACGACTGGCGAAGAGTGGCTGTATGTGGATCTGGGCAGCCGTTCCGAATTTGATAAGGTGATCCTGCATTGGATCAATAAAGCCGTAAAAGGTAAAGTACAGGTTTCTGATGATGCCAAACAGTGGACGGATGCAGCCGAACTGCCCGGCGGTGAGAGCCTGAGAGATGAAATAGCGTTGGGCGGCAGCAAGAAAGCACGTTACGTACGTGTCCTGATGCAACAGCCTGCCAACGACAGCCGTTATATCCTGAGTGAGCTGGAAGTGATGGGTAAGGGCGGATTAATTCCCCAGCCTGTTGCCGCTCCGGCCGTATCGCAAGGAAAGATCAACCTGTCCGGCGGAAACTGGCAATTACAGCGGGCTTCCGAAGTGACTGCCGCCGGTGAAAAGATATCCACTCCGGATTTCAAGCCGGAAAACTGGATCGTTGCTACCGTGCCGGGTACTGTCTTGAGCAGTTACAAGAATATCGGGGCTATTGCCGATCCGAACTATGCCGACAATCAGTCGATGATTTCGGAATCGTTCTTCAACTCCGACTTTTGGTATCGCGACGAGTTTACCGTACCGGAAAATTTCAAACAGGAACGTATCTTCCTGAACTTCGATGGTATCAACTGGAAAGCAAACGTTTATGTGAACGGTAAGAAGGCCGGCCGTATCGAGGGTGCCTTTATGCGTGGCAAGTTCGATGTGACGGATGTAGTCGTTGCGGGTAAGAACGTGGTGGCTGTAGAGATCATCAAAAACGAACATATCGGTGCCATCAAGGAAAAGAATGCACAGAGCACGGACTTCAACGGAGGTATCCTGGGTGCTGACAATCCTACTTTCCATGCAACGATCGGCTGGGACTGGATCCCGACGATGCGCGGACGTAATATCGGTATCTGGAACGATGTGTTCCTGACGACTACCGGAAAAGTGACGGTAGCCGACCCGCTCGTGACTTCCGTATTGCCGTTGCCCGACACGACCTCTGCCACACTGACGGCGGAAGTGATCGTGAAGAACCATGACGCGAATGCCGTAAAAGGTATGCTGGAAGGTAAGGTAGGCGATATCACATTCCAACAGCCGGTAGAACTGGCGGCCGGAGAGGAAAAGACGGTAGTCTTCGATGCAAAGGATTTTGCTCAGTTGAAGATGCAGAACCCGCGTCTGTGGTGGCCGAAAGGGTATGGCGAGCCCAACCTGTATGATGCTAATTTCACATTCAAGATTGACGATAAGGTATCGGATGCGAAAGACTTCAAGGTCGGTATCCGTCAAATGACATTCAATGAAGATAATCATATCCTGAGCATGTTCATCAATGGCCGTCGTTTCATCGGTCGCGGAGGAAACTGGGGATTCAGTGAATCCAACCTGAACTATCGTGCCCGCGAATACGACATTGCCATCGCTTATCATGCCGATATGAATTTTACGATCATGCGTAACTGGGTCGGTATGATCGGCGACGAGGAACTGTATGAGGCATGCGACCGTCACGGTATCATGATCTGGCAGGACTTCTGGCTGGCGAACCCGTCTGACGGACCTGATCCGTATTATCCGGAAATGTTCATCGCCAATGCCGAAGATTATGTGAAACGTATCCGCAGCCATGCGTCTATCGGTATCTATTGCGGACGTAACGAAGGCTTCCCGCCCGAGCAGCTCGATAAGGCTTTACGCCGGATCGTCAAGGAAGAACACGGGGATATCCATTATATTTCCAGCTCTGCCGATGAGGTGGTGAGTGGTCACGGCCCGTACCGTATGCTTCCGGCGAAGGAGTATTTCACGCTGAAGACCGGCAACGACAAGTTCCATAGCGAACGCGGTATGCCGAACGTACTGACCTATGAAAGTATGCTCCGTACCTTCTCTCCGGAAGGTATCTGGCCGCAGGACAACCAGTGGGGTATGCACGACTATACCCGCGAAGGTGCACAGGGTGCCACTTCTTTCAACGAGATCATCGCGAAAGGATACGGCGAACCGCAGAGTGCCAAAGAATTTTCCGAACTCGCCCAGTGGGTGAACTACGACGGTCACCGCAGCTTGTTCGAATCCAGAAGTCAGAACCGTAAAGGTCTGTTGATGTGGATGAGCCACTCTTGCTGGCCTTCCATGGTATGGCAAACATACGATTATTATTTCGAACCGACAGCTGCCTACTTCGCCATCAAGAAGGCTTCCGAACCGCTGCATATCCAGTGGAATCCGGCTACCGACGAAGTGGAAGTGGTCAATTACAGTGCCGGTGCGCATAAAGGTCTGACGGCAAAAGTACAGGTGTTGAATATGGATGCTTCCGTAGCCTGGGAAAAAGAAGTGACGATCGACAGCAACGAAGATACGACTAACAAATGTATTCAGCTGGAATTTCCGTCCAACCTATCGAAGGTTCACTTTATCAAGATGGCTTTGACGGAGAATGGCAAGGTCGTTTCGGATAACTTCTATCACAGAAGCCTGGAAGAGAACAATTATCAGGAGTTGCGTACGCTTCCGGCGGTGGCTCTGAAGTCGGATGTATCCACCGGCAAAGAAGCTGACGGCACATGGAACGGTACGGTAGTCATTGAGAATACAACTTCTACTCCGGCTTTGATGATCCGTGTCAATGTCGTTGGAGAGAAAGACGGCGAGCAGTTCTTGCCGATGTTCTATTCCGATAATTACTTTGCCCTGCTTCCGGGAGAAAAGAAGGAAGTGAGCTTCCGTTGGAAAGACGAAGATACTCGCGGCAATGCGCCGAAGGTGGTTGTTTCGGGATATAATGTAAATTAG
- a CDS encoding M81 family metallopeptidase has translation MKKVFLFLSLCLFVVSFANDAAAQQKKPRIGIAGIQIENSVFMPNRQPLVGRPLTLPDYLSPDSAMGQAATWLPSLMGRGGGRGPVTRESYEAFVNEALEIIKANMPYDAFWFYNHGACSVEGVADPEGEFMEKVRSLIGNDVLVTTTMDLHGNASWLVALNSDLITTYRKAPHDDSRESHRRGVVNLLDRLASGKGRPAYKAWVAVPVLVSGEWSSTRAEPAKSLYALVPEVEAMPGVIDAGIWIGYVWGDDRRNQGVVMVYGDNKAQVEAGAKKLAQKFWDVRRQFTLEAPGYSLEKCLDVAIVSDKKPFFISDMGDNPGGGGSGEVTWTLARVLKRPELQSPNGKSLLYCSIPGDEMVEAARKAGIGGQAEGYVGAMTDNSYEPPVKLSGTVVYVSPAQDETQATDNAPYRRRNNIAIIKTGSIYVVVGTSSPTPNLEGTGIDPREMDIVMVKQGYLVNQWYNMKADWVMALTRGGVDQDFQKLPYKNIIRPMFPLDPDMPDPELNVIFVPSAKHLYGR, from the coding sequence ATGAAGAAAGTTTTCCTTTTCCTGAGTCTTTGCCTGTTCGTAGTGTCATTTGCCAACGATGCCGCTGCACAGCAAAAAAAACCACGTATCGGCATTGCCGGTATACAAATCGAGAACAGTGTATTTATGCCAAACAGGCAACCGCTGGTCGGGAGACCGCTTACCTTGCCGGATTATCTGAGCCCGGATTCCGCTATGGGACAAGCCGCGACATGGCTTCCCTCCCTGATGGGCAGGGGCGGTGGCAGAGGTCCCGTTACACGTGAATCATACGAAGCCTTTGTCAACGAAGCACTCGAAATCATAAAGGCAAACATGCCTTACGATGCTTTCTGGTTTTACAATCACGGAGCCTGTAGCGTGGAAGGTGTTGCCGACCCGGAAGGCGAGTTTATGGAAAAAGTACGCAGCCTTATCGGAAACGATGTCCTTGTTACGACAACGATGGACCTCCACGGCAATGCTTCCTGGCTGGTAGCCCTCAACTCGGACCTGATCACGACCTACCGCAAGGCTCCCCATGACGATTCCCGCGAATCGCATCGCCGTGGCGTAGTCAATCTGCTCGACCGCCTGGCTTCCGGCAAAGGACGTCCGGCATATAAAGCCTGGGTAGCTGTTCCCGTATTAGTTTCCGGAGAATGGTCGAGCACGCGTGCCGAACCTGCCAAATCGCTCTATGCCCTGGTACCCGAAGTGGAAGCCATGCCGGGTGTGATCGATGCCGGTATCTGGATCGGTTATGTATGGGGAGACGACCGCCGCAATCAAGGTGTAGTGATGGTATACGGCGACAACAAGGCACAGGTGGAAGCCGGAGCTAAGAAACTGGCACAGAAATTCTGGGATGTACGCCGCCAGTTTACGCTGGAAGCTCCCGGATATTCGCTCGAAAAATGTCTGGACGTGGCTATAGTCAGTGACAAGAAACCTTTCTTTATCAGCGACATGGGAGACAATCCCGGCGGTGGCGGATCAGGTGAGGTTACATGGACATTGGCACGGGTGTTGAAACGTCCGGAACTTCAGTCGCCCAACGGAAAAAGCCTGCTTTATTGTTCCATTCCGGGAGACGAGATGGTCGAAGCCGCACGGAAAGCCGGTATCGGAGGTCAGGCCGAAGGATATGTAGGCGCTATGACGGACAACTCCTACGAACCGCCTGTAAAACTATCGGGTACGGTCGTATATGTCAGTCCTGCACAGGATGAGACGCAGGCAACCGACAATGCTCCTTACAGAAGACGCAACAATATTGCCATTATCAAGACAGGAAGCATTTATGTAGTTGTGGGAACCTCTTCCCCTACGCCTAACCTGGAGGGCACCGGAATAGATCCCCGTGAAATGGATATCGTCATGGTAAAACAGGGATACCTGGTCAACCAATGGTACAATATGAAAGCGGACTGGGTGATGGCTCTGACGCGCGGAGGAGTGGACCAGGATTTCCAGAAACTTCCGTATAAGAATATCATTCGCCCGATGTTCCCGTTAGATCCGGATATGCCCGATCCCGAACTGAATGTCATATTCGTTCCTTCGGCAAAACACCTATACGGCAGATAA